cctgcctcctccactcAGTCCTCACCAAACCCCTATCACCAATACCATCAGATCCCGCGTCACTGAGACCCCAAAACCCTACGGCCCAACACAAGTCCCTGTTACGACAGATCCAGTGGTCTGTCCCTCGCTGATACCCATATTCTTCCTCTTCACACTTGCTAATGGTCTGCCATATTTTGCTGCTTGTCTGACTGCTCTTTACTCTGCCCCGCTCACCATCATTCCCACTAGGTTTTCTATCCCAACTTACTCCACTCTATCCGCATTTTCAACCCACTTTCTGCCCATTCACTCAAACTACTCACTCCCACTCTTCCCAGCATTACTCATATTGACTTATATTCTACTCTTCTCCAGTAACTCACCCCACTGGCTATTTATACAATTTTCTCCTACTCTTCCCTGTTtgcccccactctgccccctcATTACTCCATTCCTTCACACCTGGCCCTTCCTTACCCTCTTCTATTTTCCCCTAATTCCAACCCACTTATCCACATCCTGCTGTTCACCCCCACCCTTTCCCCCTAGGTCCATGCCCCATTCACTTCCACTCACACACATGGCCCATTCGTTTGCCATCTGTGCCCCAGGAAGCAGTTCATAATCAACCTGGAATGGTAAGATCTGACCCCTATCCACGCCCCACTTCAGGATGACCTGAAACCCCAGGAATATTCTTTATTTAGCGGGAAGATGAAATGCTTCATTTTTAGTGCCTTTGGGCATCATTCTCTCAGCAGACTACCAGAAGTAAGTAAGTCAGTCCCACATTTCTTCCAAGCTCTTTCTCCCTGGAAAGGCACTAAATGTGACATATCTGACTCACATAGCTCATAAAAAGTGAGTCCATGCTTCATTTTCTTGCAGgataatttaggggaaaaaacaagGCTTGGAAGGGCACAGGCATGGTCCCAGAGGTCTGATTCATTCACCTGTTTTGTTAAATCCAAACACTGACCATGCCCAGTTTTACATAGCTTGGGTTACCCAGTTCCACCAGAGATAGCCCCAGTGAAAAGCCACAGAATCATGAGGGCCACAAATATGGTCACACAGCTGGACCTCTTCTTCTGGAGCAGACATACTGTTACCTGGTCTTTGGCTGTGTCCATTCAGACCATGGTTCTCAATATGTCACCAGCAGCAGTCTGACCTAGGGGGCAAGCTACCCAATTTCCTTGTGTACTCATGATTTTATCACTTATAATACAAATACGCAAACACAAATGAAATCTACATCATTGTGGTAAGATATGGAAAGACAATGGTGGGCTTTGTTAGAGAATATTTTCAGATGTCTCTGTGCACACTAAATAAGAACGTATTCCAGTCTTggggtgccagagtggctcagtcagttgcatgtccgacaactgacttcggctcaggtcatgatctcatggtttatgagttcaagccccacactgggctctgtgctgacagcacagagcctgctttggatttcagTCTCAATTATTTCAGGTTTACATGATGTGGTCCCAGCTGACCTAAGAATCACCTTATTTGACCCCCTCAGGAAAGTAATGCCTGTGTACCTTTGGAACTGGCTAGATATCTGTTTTTCTGGCAGATTATTCACTCAAAAAATTTAACTCCACATTGAACATATATGTATTAAATGCTATGAaattctggggtgcttgggtggctcagctagttgaatgtccaacttcggctcaggtcatgatctcatggtttgtgagctcgagccccacatagggcttgctgctgtcagcacagaacccgcttcagatcttctgcccaccCCCGGCCCCTTCCTCGTtggttctctctcaaaataaataagcttctttaaaaaatgttatgaaatCCTATATTTAGAATATAACTTCATTATCACAGCTGTGGaacaaaatatgcattttaaaaagttttatttattgaaaaggtAGTACATCCACATAGCAcgattttcaaaaattatgaaaggaCATACACAGTTGTCTCCCTCCCAACTCCATTCCCCCAGccacccatttccccttccctttcccagagGTAATAGGGTTGCCAGCTTCTCATGTATCTTCCCAGAGATAGTTTATGCATATATGCTCAATTATGTACTtgccatttgttctttttatgtacGAATGGTAGCATATTATATTCACTGTCCTGCACCCTGCTTTTTGCACCTAATGATGTATGTTGGAGATCTTCCACATCACTGCCCAAATGATGCCCAGGTTCTCTttctacatttattcattttgtctaCCTGGGAGTTTGTTATATAAGCATGCTGAGATTCCAGGATCCAGACCCGTCATCTGGACAGCTTCCAACCTCTTGTTTTCACAAACAGTGCACCAGCAAGTATCTGTTGTGTTCATCGTTTTGTACATGCATGAGTATATACATTCctagaagtggaactgctggctCAAAGCCATTGCATTTGTGGTTTTCGTTACTTTGGAATCATTTTTGTTTGAATAGGAGTTTTTCCTGGACGTGCTGTTTGATAAGAAGCCAGGGCCACGTTCTAGGCAGGTAAGAGTTTTTCTTACAATtgggatggttttttttttctccatttgctatttcttttagAGTTGATTTCTCCAGTCAGTAAACAGGTGCAGCTAAAGTGTTCTTCACAAGGAACACTCCCTTCTcttgccccagcccctgccaagTGCTCCTCTCAGGAGTACAGACTACTTTCTACAAATATGGCTTGTCTGAGCGATTCCTTGTCGAGGCCTCTGTCTCTCCTCAGACCCCAAGTGGGTCTAGGAAACATCCTATCTCCCACCTGCCCATGCCCTCTGCTACTCTTGTGGATGTATGTGGTCTTACACTCAGAGTATATCCTAAACCTCAACTAAGAGTCCTTCCCAGTGCTGTCTCACATCTGCAGCCTTGAGTGTTCTCTCTAAAATCTGCTGCACCACTGCttgcttccctctgcctctggcagCACTCCCATCAAGGTTTTAGCTATCTCCTCATTTTGTTAGATACAGAGATTATACTTCTGCTTTTTATCCTGGTAGTTTCTGGGTGAAGAATgagatgaaaaaaagagaggctgGCTTTATTCCCCATATTTAAACCAGAAGTCCgaacatacttttaaaatgttaactaaatTGACAAAAACTTCCTTCAGTGAACATTAACATTTAACAGGCACCACTGATATACTCTCTAATGTGCAATGAGCTTTGACTTCCGGCCGTGGCCTTTTCCGTGGGCTTTCTTTCCCGTATGTGTTCTCTGATGTACGATAAGGTTTGATTTTTGggtaaaggctttcccacattctgtACACttgtagggtttctctccagtatgagttcGCTGGTGTACAGTGAATGTGGATTTTTCTCTGAAGGCTTTGCCACACTCAGAACATgcatagggtttctctcctgtgtgtgttcGCTGATGTATTATGAGCTGTGACTTTTGACTAAAAGCTTTCCAACATACGGgacattcataaggtttctctcctgtatgaattctctgatgtatAATGAGCTTGGACTTTTCTCGGAAGGCTTtgccacattcattacatttatatgGTTTTTCTTCTGTATGAGTTCTTTGATGTATAATGAGGTATGATTTCTGGGAAAATGCTTTTTCACATTCACTGCATTCATAgggcttctctcctgtgtgacCCCTCTGGTGTAGCATAAGATAGGATTTCTGAGAGAATGCTTTctcacattcattacattcaaaAGGTTTCTCTCCTGAATGGGTTCTCTGATGTACACCAAGGTTTGATTTTTGGGTGAAGGTTTTCCCACACACAtcacattcatagggtttctctcctgtatgagtTCTCTGATGCACGATGAGGGTTGACTTCTCATTGAAAGACTTCCCACATTCGGTACATTTATgaggtttctctcctgtatgagtTCTTTGATGTATAATGAGAGTTGACTTATCACTGAAAGTTTTCTTACACTCATTACATTCATGTGGTTTCTTTCCTGTATGAGTACTATGATGTATAATTAGATCAAGCTTCTGTATGAAAGATTCCCCACATTTAGTGCATTCATAAGTTTTCTCTCCTGTATGGGTTTTCTGATGGACAATGAGGTTTGACTTCTGTgtgaaggcttttccacattcgtTACATTCATAAGGCTTCTCTCCTGTATGAGTCCTGTAATGTATGATAACAGTTGACTTTTCtctgaaggcttttccacattctgGACACTCAAAGGGTCGCTCTCCTGTATGACTTCTCAAATGTATAATGAGCTGAGATTTTTGgctaaaggcttttccacattcagtACATCCaaagggtttctctcctgtgtgagttcTCCAATGTACAATGAGGTGTGACTTCTTGCTGAATGTTTTCCTACATGCAGTGCATTCAAAGGgtttctctccatttttaattctctcttGTAGACTAAGACCTTTCTTTCGCCTCAGggccttcccacattctttaTATCCATGGGGTTTTACTCCAGGAGTTGTTTTCTCATACTCAGTGTGGAAGAATAATTTTGCACATCCATTATCATGTTTCTTTCCTACAGAACTTCTGGTAAATAGGTCTAAATTATCTACCATATTATTTCCAAATGACTCATGTTTATGGGATCTTTGTATTGAAGCCACAAAGTTTGTACTAAGATGAAGTacatttccaaattcattatAGTCAGGGCCAGTCCTGGTGAAAATTGTTGTCTTGTCAGGGAATCCAATTTGCATCAACAAATACCTATCTTGGTCATCCTGGTGCTGTCTCTCAATCTGTTCATCAACTTGATAGGCTTCTAGAAGGAAGTACAATAAACCATTTTTGTAACTTAACATTATGTAAtggaacttctttaaaaatcccCTACCATATAAAAGCCAATACTATTTTTGTTTGGgtgcaaaaatgtgattttattaaagcatggggagaGCTGAtataattatctcattttatgagTTCCTAGAGAGAATTTTGATGGTCAAATCCTGTTCTTTCACTAAACTCCCACCTCCTAGTCTTTTTGTTACCAAAAACAATCTTACCTTGATATCTCAGTCTTTCTTACTTTTACTTCATCTTCTACTTTTACATCATCTCTGATTTCCATCAATTCTGGGGACTTTATCACCCTTCATTTATCATATGAACTCTTAACTGTACCAACTTACACTATTTCTAACTAGGTAGAAATACAACAGTGTGATTAGTGGACTCAAATTTTACAATCCTGCATCCACATTCTTAGTGAATAGGATAAAGATCTAGAAAGATTAGCCTTACAAAAACAAAGATCACCTTAAAGATCTCTGCCCAATCTGGAGTCATCCAAGCTTGCAGTTTGTCAACACCACCTTCTGCTCCTATCTACATTATTTTCACTAAAAACCCTTCCTCATGTTCTATCACTCACATAGCCCAGTCTTCCATATTTTGCTATGATCAGAATATCGATAACTTTCAAGGAGCAATTCAGTCTTTTCACAAAAGCTTACTCTGATCTTCctatataatttttgttaatttctaggGTAGTCATCTGTACCACTCATTTAGACAGTTAAAGTTGCAAAGCCTTGCCTTAAATATACCATATTTCACCAATTGCAAGATGcatattatttcacattttaacatctctgaatccAGATGTACCTTATAATCAATGAcatgtcataaattaattggtGGCAATTTTTCTTAGTGGTATGTATTAAATTTAATtggatcttggggcacctgggtggctcagtcagttgagtggctggccaactcttgatgtgggctcaggtcatgatcccagggttgtgggatcaagactcgtgttgggctctgcactgagcatggagcccactcaagattctctccctccctctgcccctctccctcactcacacactctctaaaattaaatttaaaaaaatcaactggatCTTGAAGTcaataaaatatggtaaatacTTTTTGCATATATActgaattttaatcatttttgtagTTTAAGTTTTTCCTACCTTCTCCTAAAATTCTGTATGAAAATTATCAAATgtacaaaaaagatgaaagagtaaaaaaaagacTCATATTACCATTTAGATTTAACAATGATAACACTTACAATAGTAATACTGAAGTTTAAAATGGATCATGTTCCTATGACATCCTTAATTATATTAGCAAAGCACTAGTTCTTAACCAGGCatgaacatcagaatcacaggaaaagcttttataaaatacatcTGATGGGACCCAAGCTCCACCAAGCATCTACTGAATCTGGACCTCATTAGGTGGTAAGAAGCAGCATAGTTAGGGTCATAAGCTCTCTAGCCCAGGATCAAATCCTGGCTCAACCATTCACTTGCTCTGTGACCTGAGCAACTTACCTaatctatttgtattttatttcccaTCTGGAAACAGGAGTTGTAATAGTGCTTATTCAAATGTTGATAGGATTAACCTGCTTATAACAGGGCATGCATGGCACATAGGAAGTACTTTCAACTGTTTGCTAGAACAACTGATGCTACTACTACAATAACAACTACTATTATGATTAAGAGCCACTATACTCCtataagaagaaataaggaatatGTCAATATATTCAACATGTTCTTCaccattaagtgaaaaaaaggtGAATAAAACTGTACATAATAGGCtaccatttttctaaagaaagaaatatataaatatatatttatatgggcTCATCATATAAACAATGGAAGACTatacctttaaattttaataaatgattacttataggaaaaaggaaggaagagaatgagatgGAGGGAAAGCAGCTGAACTTCTTTAAATATACCTTGTTTTCTAGATTTGACTTTGGAACCAAGgcaatattttatataatcataaagcaaaactgaatttaaaaggcttccataataataattataccCTCATCTGTATTTCCAAACAACCATGCTGAAAAGTCTTGATTCTTAATGGCACCAACGTGATTACCTCAATTAATTGAAACCACTATAGACATTTAGCAGTTTCAGAATAATACTAACAATATTACCATCAGATGTTAAGATTAACAAAGTAAAAACCTTTAAGCAGAGAATTTGATTTGGAAATACCAATTTGAACAGATGatatactttaaaatctttttttttaaaacatagttcCTAGCTTTGTCAATAAAAAGGCCTAGAAACAATTCCATAATGTCTaaattgtggtctgaaaacactTTTTACCCCTAAAAAACCAGGGatccttagagaaatggctgattccaggccggagatggaaaatatataaaatgagcctggaacatcttgtaaTAGAAAGCAAGGAAGCAAAGACTCAGGAGCCAACTTGAAAGGGTTTCCACTGGCCAGAGACAGGGCAGTTTGATTCACAGTAAGAATAAGGcagtggattaaaaaataaaatatggatccTCAAAAAGGACATATTAGTCACCTTTTGAATGATGCTACAAAACCaactccttattttttaaaactggtaAATATATGGAAAAACATATGCAACTCATATGGAACTCATGGAACTAACATGTAACCAAATAATAGATGAAGGGCAATCCTCTTTATAGAAATATTCCAGCTAATCAACaaagaaggaatgatagaataTCACCACCTTGCAAACATTAATGAATAGATCTGAGCAATAATCACCGATAACTCATCATTACAATAGACAACCATGCCTCCTGATGGAAGGATGTTATACCAGCTAGGAAGTAAACttgctaaaagaaaacataaaacccTGAATCTGATCAAATTTCAAAATCTAACCACCAATTTACAAGAAAAACAAGGGACAGAGGAGTATGTTAAATACCACCATAGGGGACTTAGCAAAGTCCAGAATGTgggaaactaaaagacaaccagttactttataaaaataaaagaggaggggcgcctgaggtggctcaattggttaagcatccaactcttggttttggctcaagtcatgatctcatggttcatgggatcaagcctcatatCATGCTgtgcgctgatagcacagagcctgctggggattcattcatattctttctttctcagttcACACTGTACTTTCCCTGTTTCAGACCTAGAATCAGTAGCTTCTCCAAGGATGTTCGATTCCTTTTTAGTGGGGAATGGTATTGAGAAATCAGCATCTAGGTGCTGGGTGTGCTTATAGCTACTTGGATTCTTATTTCTTATAACCTACAAATGATTCctgtccatctttttttcccttttatttctttaaagtttacttatttacttttgaggtaTAGAAGAGATAGTGCGCCACAttttgtatggttccatttatatgaaatttccaaaaTAGGAAAAACCATAAAGGCAGAAAGTAGATCaagtgccaggggctgggggaaggaagaaatggacactGACTGATAAGGGgtaagggtttctttttggggtgacgataatgttctagaattagatagtggtgatagtCTCATAACTGGGTGAATATCCTAAAAATCACTGAATCTGCAGACTtcaaaagagtgaattttatggtctgtgcattatatctcaataaagctattttttaaaaaagataatcaaGATTTTTTAGGAGAGCAAATGTGATAGGAATATCTAAAATGAATGGAATCAGGTAATCCAATATGGAATTAGAGCCTTTGTTCCTAGGCCTGTGACTAATGTGGGTCCGGCTTTAGATAAGGCAGCAAGGGAAATGAGAATGGGAGAAGTGGCAGGGCTTAGGGGCAGGGACATGCAGCTAAGACACTTCCATGCCGGGAAAAGGAGCTGTGCAGAAATTTGTGGGTGAGCACTAACTTAAGGGGAGTGGTCTGATGAGTATGGGATAAGGGTGAGGATGTCAGTCTTATGTCTGAGATATTCATGTCCCTAACTAACAACATCAAATGGTCACAACCTTTCTCAAGACATTCCTGAAAGCCCTTTCAGAGGTCCTTACTCCTGGGTGACAAGGTGGCACTTAGTGTCACCGTGTCTGAGTCAATCCCGCTTACCTGGAAAGTCCCAAATTGAGATTTTTGTCTCTGCCAGGCATGGCTCTTCTACCTCCAATTTGAGGATGAGGTCTGGTTTGGTAACCTGCTGCCCTGCTAATGAGAAATGACAGTGACACCTCCTTGGTCTTCAGAGCCTCTGAGAAAGAAGAAGGTGGAGTGTGGGGCAGCACAAGAGACCTATCAATTGACATAATGGTCAAGTCAAACCACTTCACCTGGGTTTTGAGTTCACAAACACCCTGTCAGGaaagcaaaggggggaaaaggaaCTTTGATCCCCAGAATTCAATGTCAAACTTTTCAAGCAGTTCAGAGGTCTTACAAGATTTCAAAATTGAGAAAGGATACACCCTCTGTCAGAGACAATCACAAACAGCAAAGTTACCTGAGGAAGCCATTCTTACCCACAGAGACCAGGTTGCTATAGGTCTCTAGCATCACTTCTCTGTACAGAGACTTCTGTGAAGGGTTCAGGTACTGCCACTCCTCGTGGGTGAAATCCACAGCCACATCCTCAAATGTCACGAGTCCCTGTAATTGTACATTCCTTTTATTCTAAAATACTGACCACCGGGTGAGGAGGATGaaaggaacttctttttttttttttttttttttaaattttttttttgcaacgtttatttatttttgggacagagagagacagagcatgaacgggggaggggcagagagagagggagacacagaaccggaaacaggctccaggctctgagccatcagcccagagcccgacgcggggctcgaactcacggaccgcgagatcgtgacctggctgaagtcggacgcttaaccgactgcgccacccaggcgccccggatgaaAGGAACTTCTGATTGGGTTCCCAGTTCATGGTGATGACTTAATACAAGAGGCCTACATTGCTGGAAAATCACAAATCATGGTAGAAAAACTACTCCATCAAATATATGGAATATTCTCTAAGTATATCGAATATACAAAAGAGATTGTGGTATTCGCACAAGGATAGACAAATAGTCCAgtagaactaaaaatagaatccaggggcacctgggtggctcagtcggttacgcgtccaactttggctcaggtcatgatctcatggttcttgagttcgagcccgattcaggttctatgctgacagctcagagcctggaacctgcttcaggttctttgtctccctctctctctgtcccccccccaaaataaataaacattaaagaatttttaaaaaatccaaatgtgTATGGATACCTGAGTTATGAAAAAGTTGGCCCTACAAAGCAGTGGGGAGAGGATGAGCTTTTCAAATAAATGTGGCTGGATTACTGGATATctacatggggggaaaaaaaatcacacttagCCACTAACtcactatacacaaaaatcaactacAGATAAATTGTAAATCTAATGTGAAAGATAATACAATAAGGTGGCtagaaaacaataaaggaaaatgttttcatagTCCTGGGGTAGGGAAAGAATTCTAAAACAAGATGTGAAAAGAGCTACTCATAAAGAAAAGGCTTTAAAATGTTACAAGATTAATAGCACCGcagtcagggaaatacaaatcaaaaccacaatgagatatcacctcagcctgtcagaatggctaaaattaacaacacaagaaacaacaggtgttggcaaggatatggggCAAGggtggtaggaatgtaaactggtgcagccactctggaaaacagtagagagggtcctcaaaaagctaaaaatagaactactctatgatccagcaattgcactactagctatttacccaaacaatacaaaaatactaacttgaaagggatacatgcacctcaatgtttataccaggattatttacaatagccaaattacggaaagagcccaaatgtccactgactcatgaatggataaggaagaagtggtatgtatatatatatatatgacagaatatcactcagccataaaaaaggatgaaatcttgccatttacaacatggatggaactagagttatgcttagtgaaataagtcagagaaagataaataccatatgattttactcatacatggaatttagaaaacaaaatgaatgatgaaaggagaaaacaaaagagggaaagaggcaagccaagaaaGACTTTTGACTATAGAGACCAAACTGacggttatcagaggggaggtgggtgcagggatggatgaaatgggtgatggggatttaaggagtgcacttgtgatgagcactggatgttgtatctaagtgttgaatcactaaattgtacacctgaaactaatattacactgtatgttacctaactggaatttacattttaaaaaggtacagggcacctgggtggctcagttggttaagcatccgactttgattcaagtcatgatctcatggtttgtgggttcgagccctgcatcgggctctgtgctgacatctcagaacctggagcctatttcagattctgtctccctctctctctgcccctcccctgcttgcactctctctctctctctctctctctctctctctctctctctcaaaaataaagaaacattaaaaaaaatgttttttaagtacaAAAGTAAAAAGGCAAGCTTTAAATGggaagactaggggcgcctgagtggctcagtcggttgagcgtccgacttcagctcaggtcacgatctcacggttcgtgagttcgagccccgcgtcaggctctgggctgatggctcagagcctggagcctgcttccgattctgtgtctccctctctctctgcccctcccccattcatgctctgtctctctctgtctcaaaaataaataaacattaaaaaaaaattttaaatgggaagACTATCTGCTACACTCAAAAGTgataaagggggcgcctgggtggctcagtcggttaagcatccgacttcagcttaggtcatgatctcacggttcatgagtttgagccccacgtcgggctctgtgctgacagctcagagcctggagcccacttggattctatgtctccccccctctctctgtccctcccacactcactctctgtctctcactcaaaaataaataaacattaaaaagtgataaaGGGATCTTATCTGGAACATAACAAAagtcctacaaatcaataagaaacacACAACACAGAAAACCAGAGAAGAGATGTGAATATGTACTTCactaaaaagaaaacctcaatgACCTATGAACATAAGAAAACGTACTCAACCCCATTAGCACTCAGGCAACCACTTAAATGTACTCAATGCAATTAGCACCCACATAAATGAAGTTTTAAGCATGCTGAGACACTACTATGCCCCCACTAGAAAGGTTatataattaggggcgcctgggtggctcagtcggttaagcgtccgacttcggctcaggtcatgatctcgtggtttgtgagttcaagccccgcatcgggctctgtgcagacagctcagagcctggagcctgtttcagattctgtgtctccctctctctctctgaccctcccccgtccatgctctgtctctctctgtctcaaaaataaataaacgttaaaaaaaaaaaatttttttttaaaaaagaaaggttataATTAAGCAGACTAAAATATTGTAAGATTGTGTTGAAATGAGAACT
The DNA window shown above is from Lynx canadensis isolate LIC74 chromosome X, mLynCan4.pri.v2, whole genome shotgun sequence and carries:
- the ZNF182 gene encoding zinc finger protein 182 isoform X1, producing the protein MAKPQGLVTFEDVAVDFTHEEWQYLNPSQKSLYREVMLETYSNLVSVAGQQVTKPDLILKLEVEEPCLAETKISIWDFPEAYQVDEQIERQHQDDQDRYLLMQIGFPDKTTIFTRTGPDYNEFGNVLHLSTNFVASIQRSHKHESFGNNMVDNLDLFTRSSVGKKHDNGCAKLFFHTEYEKTTPGVKPHGYKECGKALRRKKGLSLQERIKNGEKPFECTACRKTFSKKSHLIVHWRTHTGEKPFGCTECGKAFSQKSQLIIHLRSHTGERPFECPECGKAFREKSTVIIHYRTHTGEKPYECNECGKAFTQKSNLIVHQKTHTGEKTYECTKCGESFIQKLDLIIHHSTHTGKKPHECNECKKTFSDKSTLIIHQRTHTGEKPHKCTECGKSFNEKSTLIVHQRTHTGEKPYECDVCGKTFTQKSNLGVHQRTHSGEKPFECNECEKAFSQKSYLMLHQRGHTGEKPYECSECEKAFSQKSYLIIHQRTHTEEKPYKCNECGKAFREKSKLIIHQRIHTGEKPYECPVCWKAFSQKSQLIIHQRTHTGEKPYACSECGKAFREKSTFTVHQRTHTGEKPYKCTECGKAFTQKSNLIVHQRTHTGKKAHGKGHGRKSKLIAH
- the ZNF182 gene encoding zinc finger protein 182 isoform X2, coding for MAKPQGLVTFEDVAVDFTHEEWQYLNPSQKSLYREVMLETYSNLVSVGQQVTKPDLILKLEVEEPCLAETKISIWDFPEAYQVDEQIERQHQDDQDRYLLMQIGFPDKTTIFTRTGPDYNEFGNVLHLSTNFVASIQRSHKHESFGNNMVDNLDLFTRSSVGKKHDNGCAKLFFHTEYEKTTPGVKPHGYKECGKALRRKKGLSLQERIKNGEKPFECTACRKTFSKKSHLIVHWRTHTGEKPFGCTECGKAFSQKSQLIIHLRSHTGERPFECPECGKAFREKSTVIIHYRTHTGEKPYECNECGKAFTQKSNLIVHQKTHTGEKTYECTKCGESFIQKLDLIIHHSTHTGKKPHECNECKKTFSDKSTLIIHQRTHTGEKPHKCTECGKSFNEKSTLIVHQRTHTGEKPYECDVCGKTFTQKSNLGVHQRTHSGEKPFECNECEKAFSQKSYLMLHQRGHTGEKPYECSECEKAFSQKSYLIIHQRTHTEEKPYKCNECGKAFREKSKLIIHQRIHTGEKPYECPVCWKAFSQKSQLIIHQRTHTGEKPYACSECGKAFREKSTFTVHQRTHTGEKPYKCTECGKAFTQKSNLIVHQRTHTGKKAHGKGHGRKSKLIAH